A genomic region of Parambassis ranga chromosome 7, fParRan2.1, whole genome shotgun sequence contains the following coding sequences:
- the crebzf gene encoding CREB/ATF bZIP transcription factor, with translation MITRKRAHNTVMQPLQVAEVNVLETVEDLRSPCEGAPTADIDEAGIDLDELFGMEELKWTLEGDAVSPLFDDELADLGVYSAKDHDSDHEASTGSSPERMSSDSKKRNRQSHNVINKNAIAARLNRLKKKEYVNSLEKKVGVLSTENVVLKEENSQLTRRVEELEDETRAPTQMTMTTRCPGSV, from the exons ATGATCACCAGAAAGAGAGCTCacaacacagtgatgcagccaCTGCAGGTTGCAGAAGTGAATGTCTTGGAAACTGTGGAAGATCTTCGAAGTCCATGCGAGGGGGCCCCCACTGCTGACATTGATGAGGCTGGAATAGATCTAGATGAGCTGTTTGGAATGGAAGAGTTAAAATGGACTCTCGAAGGTGATGCTGTGTCCCCACTCTTTGATGATGAGCTGGCTGATCTTGGCGTTTATAGTGCCAAAGACCATGACTCCGACCATGAAGCTTCTACAGGCTCCTCTCCAGAGAGAATGTCATCTGACTCAAAGAAGCGAAACAGGCAGTCACACAATGTGATCAATAAAAATGCCATCGCTGCAAGACTGAATCGTCTGAAGAAGAAAGAATATGTCAACAGTCTGGAGAAGAAAGTTGGCGTCCTGTCAACAGAAAACGTCGTCCTCAAAGAGGAAAATTCTCAGCTGACCAGAAGAGTGGAGGAGTTGGAAGATGAAACCAG GGCCCCAACTCAAATGACCATGACTACGCGTTGCCCAGGAAGCGTGTAA